The genomic DNA TAAACAGGATAAATGATGCCATGCAGCAACAACATGATATCTTGTATGATAACATCGCGATTCGAGGGATTACTAGCCAATAAATGTTATCTAGTGGATTATTGGGTAATCGGGAGCTCAATTAGACAAAACGGTAGCCGTGGAAGAATCAGTTTGGTTGGCGAAGATGTCTCGACTGGTGGTTTGCTTGCTTCTCCTGGCTTCAGTCGTCTATGGCGACCGCCATGATAAATATGAAGGGTGAGTGTTGATTCTTGTTTTCTGCTCACGTTACTATGTTTTATATCAAAGAATCATAGGCCTCGTCCATCTCGCTAcatcaggtctgttgtcttttTGTGCCAgctaagagccctcagcgctcccgatttgtccggccaagtagttaatgccatttgctgtaaatctacaataagttacgcaCCAAAAAGTCTGCTTACTGAGCAGTATGGGCGAGGCATTTTCATTCGTAACGAAAGAGGAAATGCCTATCAACTACTTTCATCCTATGAAAAAGTCATAATCCTTGTATTATACAATATGCCGTTAGTTAAATTTAGGCCACTCACAAAAATACCGACGctattaaaaacattaattatcACTTTCAGCCACCAACTTTACCGAGTTGCTGGTTCGTCCGAAGAGATTACAAACCTAGACAACAATCTGGACATTCTATCGGCCAACCCAGCTTCTAGGTCCACTTCTGGAAAGTTCGAAGCCCTGGTCAGACTGTCGCCGGAGGAGAAAGCTGAATGGATACCGTACTTTGAACGCAATGGAATGACGTACACCAAGGTCGTCGACAATCTTGCTACGTAAGTGTTGTGTCTTTATTAACTGTAACGTTAGATTAAACTTTCAGTATGCGTCCAGAATATcttgatacttttttttttatgacactTGCCCCGTAGACAGTATAAGGAATAAGACTAAGGTTGCCATCAGACGGACTGCACCACAGCAAGGGCCCGCGCGCTGTTATATATTCAACTGCATGAAGTTAATGCCACGACTCCATGTAGTCCACTATATGACTGCACGAAGTCGAACTTACAACTACTTGTAGTTGGATAGGCGTGGTTGCTGATCCGTGTGCATGCGGTTACTGAggtgcaggggggttaaaatggccacatcgaagcaattcatctaagaaatcaatattgctgtttgacatttgtttgcattgcgcacttacttttacatgcgcaaatgtcaaattgcaatattgctttctaaagcaattcatctaagaagatgaattgcttcgatgtggccattttaacccctctgttctTCTGATGGCAGTCTAAAAATATGGCCGTGTTCCAATGCTCTTTTTTTTCAATCCTCCTTTACATTAAGACGAGGTATTTCAACGAGGGCTACGGTTTTATGAGGTGAGGTGAGGGTTTCCCCACTTCTGCTCCGATGACTAGCCTTAATATTATGCACACTCTGTTGACCATCGTATCATAATTGATCGATTGTTACAGTATTCTTCGTGATGAAGAAAACAAGATTGAACAGGCAAGACGGCGACGAGACAGCGATGTTCCCATCTGGGAAGACTTCCGCAGACATGAAGAGGTATTATGCAgtatacttactttaaataaCTTAAGTGATCATAAGAATTAGAATAAGAATGATTTTCTCCGTAATGAACTAAGACAACACAACGAGATTTGTTTCGTAATGGTGTAGGTATCTTTATAGATAGTCGCTATACTTGATATAGAAGTACAAAGATGAATAGAACGAAAACGTACTGGTGGCGACAGTTTACCACCCTGTACCACCCGTAGACAATCTAAGTCTCTTGTTGAAGTGAACACAATCTCTCAGTACTGATGTACTTACACATCctcacttttctttttttagattAACGAACACTTAGACGCCCTAGCCGCTGAGTACCCCGACACAGTGACGGTCATCAACGCAGCGCTCAGCTACGAAGGTCGTCAGATCAAACTAGTGAGGATCTCCACCTCGCGCTTCGAAGACCTTCGCAAACCCGTCATTGTCATCGACGCGGCCGTGCACGCCAGGGAATGGATCACCCCTCCCGTCGCTCTGTACATCATTAACCAACTCGTCGTTGATATCGTGGACAGCGACCTGACTGAGAGACTCGACTGGATCATCATTCCCCTAGTTAACCCTGACGGTTACGAGTACTCCATCGATGAGGTAAATATTGTTGGTACGATTAATGATACCCTGTGGCCTTCGACGTGGTTTGAATCGAAAGTGTCGCTGGGTTTTTCATAACAGGTGATTTGTGTCAATTTTCCAtctaatttatctttaaaacaACGCTGTCCATCTATTGTGTTACTACACACAATACGTGTCGTTTCCTTATCCCAttgtcaaagaattggcccttgatagacaaga from Pectinophora gossypiella chromosome 18, ilPecGoss1.1, whole genome shotgun sequence includes the following:
- the LOC126375165 gene encoding carboxypeptidase B-like, which produces MSRLVVCLLLLASVVYGDRHDKYEGHQLYRVAGSSEEITNLDNNLDILSANPASRSTSGKFEALVRLSPEEKAEWIPYFERNGMTYTKVVDNLATILRDEENKIEQARRRRDSDVPIWEDFRRHEEINEHLDALAAEYPDTVTVINAALSYEGRQIKLVRISTSRFEDLRKPVIVIDAAVHAREWITPPVALYIINQLVVDIVDSDLTERLDWIIIPLVNPDGYEYSIDEDRMWRKTRSLNHPGSFECPGVDGNRNFDHEWGTNENAGNPCTIVYEGPTPFSESETRVIRDAVQQQINRAAMYISLHSFGSMFLYAWGNNGSLPINGLSLHLAGVRMAQAIDNVALEGADTYIVGNAAQVLYFTTGTSRDWTRAVGVPLTYTLELPGYEYGFLVPSDYLPQIVTETWSGIREGAKYVIDVYGV